A genomic segment from Aspergillus chevalieri M1 DNA, chromosome 7, nearly complete sequence encodes:
- a CDS encoding uncharacterized protein (COG:S;~EggNog:ENOG410PQWI;~InterPro:IPR039965;~TransMembrane:1 (i47-66o)), whose product MSSIAAMASRRAFARQSILRAPPRRFYSASKMEEADLEKAPKRDPELYVLLGVMSGAFLIAGWYFGRKPTSVTSESNVRIGQSAMPWHAAEEDGKVCKYQYHPHGDTSQPLRNAPSAMNTVIVPKVTLPEDLHERFNKLGKEEWDY is encoded by the exons ATGTCTTCGATCGCTGCTATGGCTTCCCGCCGGGCTTTTGCCCGTCAGTCCATCCTCCGCGCTCCTCCGCGCCGCTTCTACAGTGCCTCCAAGATGGAGGAGGCCGACCTCGAGAAGGCCCCCAAACGTGACCCCGAGCTCTAC GTCCTCCTCGGTGTCATGTCCGGTGCTTTCCTGATCGCTGGATG GTACTTCGGCCGCAAGCCCACTTCTGTCACCTCCGAGAGCAACGTCCGCATCGGCCAGAGCGCTATGCCTTGGCATGCTGCTGAGGAGGACGGTAAGGTCTGCAAGTACCAGTACCATCCTCACGGTGACACCTCCCAGCCTCTCCGGAACGCTCCCAGCGCCATGAACACCGTCATCGTTCCCAAGGTCACTCTTCCTGAG GACCTTCACGAGCGCTTCAACAAGCTCGGCAAGGAGGAGTGGGACTACTAG
- the erf2 gene encoding palmitoyltransferase ERF2 (BUSCO:EOG09264FYY;~COG:S;~EggNog:ENOG410PGMU;~InterPro:IPR001594;~PFAM:PF01529;~TransMembrane:4 (i310-334o340-362i459-480o500-522i);~go_function: GO:0016409 - palmitoyltransferase activity [Evidence IEA]), translating into MADNRGPGDAINLPSSQHALGLPRPPSVGGISSRATDIISEDGEQSQSFTGASSQPPRSQPSVSRRGPPPARSSIAASSHVASRPGSSASRISRTHIPSLTAQGFFRPMSSQRLQAHRGRPMTKETFASASTDDWNDRASQKRRSLVSNSTHHQGSLPPVEHEAPPSRGTEFTDPIIPDRTNSASPTGNMTARSLGESARLLHERERIQQKTPPQQLNLPAANYRFPEPHDQPQKSPLSFLSMQDKPHPHDCRDNGAHERLSSNASSRRSIEKQGQKPAKSHLGKNYEYFMGNTIFFARGRFQNSRDKPINIATGILVVVPSALFFAYSAPWLWHNISPAIPILFAYVFCVCFSSFVHASVVDPGVIPRNLHPMPPPDPTDDPLAIGPPTNDWVMVKLATSEVAAMDVPVKYCRTCNIWRPPRCYHCRVCDNCVETLDHHCVWLNNCVGRRNYRYFFTFVSYSTILAFFLLGASLAHILVYREREGISFGSAIDTLRVPWAMVIYGALAGPYPASLWAYHLFLVGRGETTREYLNSHKFVKADRHRPFTQGNVITNWISVFFRPRPPTYMEFKRPYEAGDQRLSNEKRKYRKPDLEAQTGIEMQQVPAEQQG; encoded by the coding sequence ATGGCGGACAACCGCGGACCGGGCGATGCGATAAACCTCCCTTCTTCGCAACATGCGTTAGGACTCCCCCGTCCGCCGTCCGTCGGGGGTATCTCTTCTCGAGCGACGGATATAATCTCGGAGGATGGCGAACAATCACAGTCCTTCACCGGTGCATCCTCGCAGCCACCGCGATCGCAACCCTCCGTATCGCGACGAGGCCCCCCACCGGCTAGAAGTTCGATTGCAGCATCCAGCCACGTCGCCAGCAGGCCCGGCAGCTCTGCCAGCCGTATTAGCAGAACGCACATTCCGTCATTGACTGCGCAAGGGTTCTTTCGTCCCATGTCCTCGCAACGACTACAGGCACATCGCGGACGGCCTATGACCAAGGAGACATTCGCGTCCGCATCCACTGATGACTGGAATGACCGGGCAAGCCAGAAGAGACGCAGTTTGGTGTCAAATAGCACgcaccatcaaggatcgcTCCCACCGGTCGAGCATGAAGCTCCCCCGTCGCGCGGTACGGAGTTTACGGATCCGATCATCCCAGACCGAACGAACTCTGCAAGCCCTACTGGGAATATGACAGCACGAAGTCTGGGGGAAAGTGCTAGACTTCTGCACGAACGCGAACGGATACAACAAAAGACACCACCTCAGCAGCTCAACTTGCCAGCGGCGAATTATAGGTTTCCTGAGCCCCACGATCAACCGCAAAAGTCACCTCTCTCCTTCCTGTCCATGCAGGACAAGCCCCATCCCCATGATTGTCGCGACAACGGAGCTCATGAACGGCTGTCCTCGAACGCCTCGTCCCGCAGATCGATTGAGAAGCAAGGCCAGAAACCAGCTAAGAGTCATTTGGGCAAAAATTATGAATATTTTATGGGTAACACGATTTTCTTTGCTCGAGGGAGGTTCCAAAATTCCCGAGACAAGCCTATCAATATCGCGACTGGGATTCTCGTGGTTGTGCCTTCTGCACTGTTCTTCGCGTACTCTGCGCCTTGGTTATGGCACAACATTTCACCGGCAATTCCAATTTTATTTGCGTACGTCTTCTGCGTGTGCTTTTCATCATTCGTGCACGCTTCTGTCGTGGACCCTGGCGTCATCCCGCGCAATCTTCACCCGATGCCACCACCGGATCCCACTGATGATCCGTTGGCGATTGGTCCACCGACGAATGATTGGGTCATGGTCAAGTTGGCAACTTCAGAAGTGGCCGCAATGGATGTGCCAGTAAAATACTGCAGGACCTGCAATATTTGGCGGCCTCCACGCTGCTACCACTGCCGGGTTTGCGACAACTGTGTTGAGACTCTGGACCATCACTGTGTCTGGCTCAACAACTGTGTCGGTCGCCGTAACTACCGGTACTTCTTTACTTTTGTCAGCTATTCGACAATACTCGCGTTCTTCCTACTTGGCGCTAGTCTGGCGCACATTCTGGTGTATCGAGAGCGCGAGGGCATCTCGTTTGGCTCTGCAATCGATACCTTGCGGGtgccctgggccatggtgATCTACGGAGCATTGGCCGGTCCCTATCCGGCTTCTTTATGGGCATACCATCTTTTCTTGGTTGGACGCGGTGAGACAACACGAGAGTACTTGAATTCACACAAGTTTGTCAAGGCAGACCGTCACCGGCCGTTTACTCAGGGCAATGTTATCACGAACTGGATATCAGTTTTTTTCCGGCCCCGTCCACCAACGTACATGGAATTCAAGCGGCCATACGAAGCAGGTGACCAGCGCTTGAGCAATGAGAAACGGAAGTATCGGAAACCGGATCTCGAGGCTCAGACTGGCATCGAAATGCAGCAAGTTCCTGCTGAGCAGCAGGGTTAA